In one Micromonospora polyrhachis genomic region, the following are encoded:
- a CDS encoding GNAT family N-acetyltransferase, with the protein MLDQRLYRHLVTRLGQWPARQPLHVVGSTRRTKPGWDGRIYPAIGIDGPAGMVLSVPPDRVASARELRHLSPSKLLAELPAAVGREGWPSYRAVFRYTTTPAKLPEVGEWIKVDDPVVPEWLRPFGDEVLVVRDDSGRYLAGVGIKRHDRYGHELSVGTEPAARGRGLARRLVAQAARRVLAGGAVPTYLHEPENVGSARVAEAAGFADQGWWAYAVATPDAP; encoded by the coding sequence ATGCTCGATCAGCGGCTCTACCGCCACCTGGTGACCCGGTTGGGGCAGTGGCCAGCCCGGCAACCGCTGCACGTGGTGGGCTCGACCCGACGTACGAAACCGGGCTGGGACGGGCGGATCTACCCGGCCATCGGCATCGACGGACCCGCCGGCATGGTGCTCTCGGTGCCGCCGGACCGGGTCGCGAGCGCCCGGGAGTTGCGGCATCTGTCCCCGTCGAAGCTGCTCGCCGAGTTGCCGGCGGCCGTCGGTCGGGAGGGGTGGCCCAGCTACCGAGCGGTGTTTCGATACACCACCACCCCGGCCAAGCTGCCCGAGGTGGGCGAGTGGATCAAGGTCGACGATCCGGTGGTGCCGGAGTGGCTGCGCCCGTTCGGCGACGAGGTGCTGGTGGTCCGGGACGATTCCGGCCGCTACCTCGCCGGGGTGGGGATCAAGCGGCACGACCGGTACGGGCACGAACTGTCGGTCGGCACCGAACCGGCGGCGCGGGGTCGAGGCCTGGCCCGCCGGTTGGTGGCGCAGGCGGCGCGCCGGGTACTCGCCGGGGGAGCGGTGCCGACGTACCTGCACGAACCGGAGAACGTCGGCTCGGCGCGGGTCGCCGAGGCGGCCGGCTTCGCCGATCAGGGC
- a CDS encoding ATP-binding protein, translating to MRTRSQKALALLAVLALDKNLRAQNDIIRKHIWAEKPAGDDTLRTYVAELRRLIDEKALPNKKGEYYELRIPREQIDYWRFRKFVARSEQEELGDRVDTLRAAVAMCGEPPLSGLGRDVNFADQISDIEERCRQAWIRLVEAEWQRGNIAGILSNLDQCRHRFPRDSTLLEYHMTALAESGAPDRIDALLTAYEKSVGVVSESVRKHHRDLTDSSYRPAPVRPQHSGYALPRTLPQDREIFGRHDELAALDESLFDLSSRAHVAVIHGLPGVGKTQLAVRWAHRAREEFRDGTLYADLHGYSMGSPTAPTQVLIRFIRALKGDAKGGSEEELTDEYRSALADRSMLVVLDNARDFTQVWPLMATGSACATLITSRTRLDELVARTGAKSLPLEPLDTAGGIDLLGDRSVIGAARVDREWRVAEDLVEFCGGLPLLLHVLGAWVHRRSGRSLAQLHRELRRSRYQFAALPSSEPRSDLRTVFSWSYAQLAPAARQLFRLLGLHPGATITLSSARHLAGAYEIADDQLIDAHLIEITDSRADTRLKLHDLLAEYARDRAVAEIPADERDAAQRRLLDYLLHGAYACDRALGSNRRVPIGPPPTGIEVPRPTSLEEAMGWFEDEYQTLLAAIPLAHEQKMPTTARLLTVALVTYQWRHGHLTDAERQLTDALREVDESCDLVDQATLHLALAGTRRHLQKLALAGQDARTALRLSERADDRLGEAQAQQLLGIIIEAQEGPIVAAEQFREALRLYRELDQPRGIAHALNGLANAALEAGNLDSALTQSIEACGLFRNTTDLNGTAAALRKRAEIYCAIGDHARGFADYEAAIKLYQEQNYRHNEARTHCLLGMAQQAAGLAGEARTSLEQARKIFDSAPARPRDNTLRVKLKAALDALTTTG from the coding sequence ATGCGCACACGGTCCCAGAAAGCGCTGGCCCTACTCGCGGTCCTCGCCCTCGACAAGAACCTGCGAGCACAGAATGACATAATCAGGAAACACATTTGGGCGGAGAAACCGGCCGGCGACGACACTCTCCGAACGTACGTCGCAGAACTGCGAAGGCTGATCGACGAAAAGGCGCTGCCCAACAAGAAGGGGGAATACTACGAGCTGCGCATCCCGCGCGAGCAAATCGATTACTGGCGGTTCCGGAAGTTCGTGGCGCGGTCCGAGCAGGAGGAGCTCGGCGACCGGGTCGACACCCTGCGCGCGGCGGTCGCGATGTGCGGCGAGCCGCCACTGAGCGGCCTGGGCCGGGACGTGAACTTCGCGGACCAGATCAGCGACATCGAAGAACGTTGCCGACAGGCCTGGATCCGACTCGTCGAGGCCGAGTGGCAACGGGGCAACATTGCCGGGATCCTGTCCAACCTCGACCAGTGTCGCCACCGGTTTCCCCGCGACTCAACGCTCCTCGAATATCACATGACCGCCCTGGCGGAGAGCGGCGCGCCCGACCGGATCGACGCGCTCCTGACGGCGTACGAGAAATCGGTCGGCGTGGTCAGCGAGTCCGTACGCAAACACCACCGGGACCTCACCGATAGCAGCTACCGCCCCGCGCCGGTACGACCCCAGCACAGCGGGTACGCCCTGCCTCGGACGTTGCCCCAGGACCGAGAGATCTTCGGCCGGCACGACGAGTTGGCCGCTCTCGACGAGTCGTTGTTCGACCTGTCATCGCGCGCACATGTCGCCGTCATCCACGGTCTACCCGGCGTGGGCAAGACCCAACTGGCCGTCCGCTGGGCCCACCGGGCGCGCGAAGAGTTTCGCGACGGCACCCTTTATGCCGATCTGCACGGCTACTCGATGGGCTCACCCACGGCACCCACGCAGGTGTTGATCAGATTCATCAGGGCCCTGAAGGGTGACGCCAAAGGCGGTTCGGAGGAGGAGCTGACGGACGAATACCGGTCCGCCCTCGCCGACCGTTCGATGCTCGTCGTGCTCGACAACGCGCGGGACTTCACGCAGGTGTGGCCGCTGATGGCCACCGGTAGCGCCTGCGCGACGCTCATCACCAGTCGTACCCGCCTGGACGAGCTGGTCGCCCGCACCGGGGCCAAGTCGCTGCCCCTCGAACCCCTCGACACCGCCGGTGGCATCGACCTCCTGGGCGACCGGTCGGTCATCGGGGCGGCCCGGGTCGACCGGGAATGGCGGGTCGCGGAAGACCTGGTGGAGTTCTGCGGCGGACTTCCACTGCTGCTTCACGTCCTGGGTGCCTGGGTCCACCGGCGCAGCGGCCGATCACTGGCCCAGCTCCACCGGGAGCTCCGACGCTCCCGGTATCAGTTCGCCGCGTTGCCCAGCAGCGAGCCGCGATCCGACCTCAGAACGGTCTTCTCCTGGTCGTACGCCCAACTCGCCCCGGCGGCGCGCCAGCTGTTCCGCCTGCTGGGGTTGCATCCCGGGGCGACGATCACCCTCTCGTCCGCCCGGCACCTGGCCGGAGCGTACGAGATCGCCGACGACCAGTTGATCGACGCACACCTGATCGAGATCACCGATAGCCGGGCGGACACCCGGTTGAAGCTCCACGACCTCCTGGCCGAGTACGCGCGGGACCGAGCCGTCGCCGAGATCCCCGCCGACGAGCGGGACGCGGCGCAACGTCGCCTCCTGGACTATCTGCTGCACGGCGCGTACGCCTGCGACCGGGCCCTGGGCTCCAACCGACGGGTGCCGATCGGGCCGCCGCCGACCGGCATCGAGGTGCCCCGCCCGACCAGTCTCGAGGAGGCGATGGGCTGGTTCGAGGACGAATACCAGACCCTGCTGGCGGCGATCCCGTTGGCGCATGAGCAGAAGATGCCGACCACGGCCCGGCTGCTGACGGTGGCACTGGTCACCTACCAGTGGCGGCACGGCCACCTGACGGACGCGGAACGGCAGCTCACCGACGCTCTCCGGGAGGTCGACGAGTCCTGCGACCTGGTCGACCAGGCGACGCTCCACCTCGCCCTCGCCGGCACCCGACGGCACCTTCAGAAGCTGGCGCTGGCCGGTCAGGACGCGCGCACGGCCCTCCGGCTGAGCGAGCGTGCCGACGATCGCCTCGGTGAGGCGCAGGCGCAGCAGCTGCTCGGCATCATCATCGAGGCGCAGGAGGGTCCGATTGTGGCGGCCGAGCAGTTCAGGGAGGCACTGCGGCTCTATCGGGAGCTGGACCAGCCACGGGGGATCGCCCATGCGCTCAACGGGCTGGCGAACGCCGCGCTCGAGGCCGGGAACCTCGACAGCGCCCTGACACAATCCATCGAAGCATGCGGATTATTCCGGAACACGACGGACCTCAACGGCACCGCCGCCGCGCTACGGAAACGGGCGGAGATCTATTGCGCGATCGGTGACCACGCGCGCGGCTTCGCCGACTACGAGGCGGCGATCAAGTTGTACCAAGAACAGAATTATCGCCACAACGAAGCGCGGACCCACTGCCTCCTGGGGATGGCACAGCAAGCCGCCGGCCTCGCCGGGGAGGCACGGACGTCGCTGGAGCAGGCGAGGAAGATATTTGACAGCGCTCCCGCCCGCCCGAGAGACAACACGCTTCGCGTCAAGCTGAAGGCGGCGCTCGATGCCCTGACAACTACCGGTTGA